In one window of Ruminococcus albus AD2013 DNA:
- a CDS encoding SLC13 family permease — protein sequence MIKFIKSQPVLVAAFLAAVVTMFIIPPDSGYAGYVNRAVLIELFSLMTAVAGLRSIGIFERVTDVLLEKAGTIRRLGQIFVLICFFTSMLVTNDVALLTFIPLTLIAMKGSDKKSLIMTIVLETAAANLGSMLTPVGNPQNLFIYSKYHMTALMFVKTMAPAGIISLVILLLLTLLLPKDKCTHTENADKENFPAVQLWGYLVLFAVCLLSVFRVLPDYICFIAAVVCALILNRKLLLKVDYSLLATFLCFFIFVGNIARIGAVNEFFSNIMKGRELLVSAALSQVISNVPAAMMLSGFTDNGTQLMLGVNIGGLGTLIASLASLISFQFYRKSEGADSIRYIAVFSVINFGMLIILLALQKIITLL from the coding sequence ATGATAAAATTTATAAAATCACAGCCTGTGCTGGTCGCGGCATTCCTTGCGGCTGTTGTGACTATGTTCATTATCCCGCCTGATTCGGGATATGCTGGATATGTGAACCGTGCTGTACTGATAGAGCTTTTCTCACTGATGACCGCTGTTGCAGGGCTTAGAAGTATCGGTATATTTGAGCGCGTTACAGACGTACTGTTGGAAAAGGCAGGAACGATACGTCGGCTTGGGCAGATATTCGTGCTGATATGCTTTTTCACTTCGATGCTTGTGACAAACGATGTCGCTCTGCTGACATTTATCCCACTTACTTTGATAGCTATGAAGGGTTCGGACAAAAAAAGTCTTATCATGACCATTGTACTGGAAACGGCGGCTGCAAATCTCGGCAGTATGCTTACACCCGTCGGTAATCCGCAGAACCTCTTTATTTATTCGAAATATCATATGACAGCACTCATGTTCGTCAAAACTATGGCACCTGCGGGAATAATAAGTCTTGTTATACTTTTATTGCTGACTTTGCTTTTGCCGAAAGATAAATGTACCCATACAGAGAATGCAGATAAAGAGAACTTCCCTGCCGTTCAGCTATGGGGTTATCTGGTGCTGTTTGCAGTTTGTCTGCTGTCGGTTTTCAGAGTACTGCCCGACTACATCTGCTTTATCGCGGCTGTGGTATGCGCACTGATTTTAAACCGCAAACTGCTGCTCAAAGTGGACTATTCACTGCTTGCGACCTTCCTGTGCTTTTTTATTTTCGTAGGTAATATTGCAAGGATTGGTGCCGTGAACGAGTTCTTTTCAAATATAATGAAAGGCAGAGAACTTCTTGTGTCGGCGGCTCTTTCGCAGGTGATAAGCAATGTACCTGCTGCAATGATGCTTTCAGGATTTACAGACAACGGCACACAGCTTATGCTTGGTGTGAATATCGGCGGATTGGGAACGCTCATTGCTTCACTTGCCAGCCTGATATCTTTCCAGTTTTACAGAAAGAGCGAGGGCGCGGATTCGATACGATATATCGCAGTATTTTCGGTAATTAATTTCGGCATGCTGATAATTCTGCTTGCGCTTCAAAAGATTATCACTCTACTATAA